A single window of Trichocoleus sp. FACHB-46 DNA harbors:
- a CDS encoding IPT/TIG domain-containing protein, with amino-acid sequence MTNSDRPLTPNEPPALPNDEWELSELIQVITAELDQAQDTLILKSQNRRLSMMVNQLNLDLQVDVRRDPNGHLMFRTVAPGQTGATVLKLGFTPALDTQVQETRKSVDLETGDYRRLEDLPEIQSVEIQKLKTVGIHSVNDLEVATQTPAMLTEISSKSGLGETRLRLWRNLPLITQIKPESGAPGSTVILDGANFGAPTDTVEVYFQDKLARIRDRTNSRLTVEMPRNVIGGGLVVVKTANQKTNLLLWRADIVDLNVQDVVLDSPTPLVAGQEVTFRAILSNQGNVDAAGFDVSWEVSQVGIRRVPPLNSAGSMMLRAVVDDSDDIQATPTQSIKQVLYSHTALRSQQQSTDGALLFTHKFDQPGTYQISFTADPGNQIFDQLRTNNQFVREFVVNPPPPPAPLFNAAPDQFTPKFGKAGDIITLSGQNFTVGTAAVRFGSVNGTIVGTPTATQIMVRVPSFSRGVKVLVTVQTRGGTVTSTDSFTVVVPGYYGSGTAIGSNLL; translated from the coding sequence GTGACCAATAGCGATCGCCCCCTGACTCCCAATGAACCTCCTGCTCTACCCAATGATGAGTGGGAGTTATCTGAACTGATCCAAGTGATCACGGCAGAGTTAGATCAAGCTCAAGATACCTTAATTCTCAAGTCGCAAAATCGACGACTGTCCATGATGGTCAACCAGTTAAACCTGGATCTTCAAGTGGATGTTCGCCGCGACCCCAACGGCCATCTCATGTTTCGCACCGTAGCTCCTGGTCAAACGGGGGCTACTGTTTTAAAGCTAGGTTTCACGCCCGCCCTCGATACCCAAGTTCAAGAAACCCGTAAGTCTGTCGATCTGGAAACGGGTGATTATCGACGCCTAGAAGACCTGCCAGAAATCCAGAGTGTCGAGATCCAGAAACTCAAAACGGTTGGGATTCACTCCGTCAATGATTTGGAAGTGGCAACCCAAACGCCTGCCATGCTGACAGAGATTTCGTCTAAAAGCGGGTTAGGTGAAACGCGGTTGCGTTTGTGGCGCAACTTACCATTGATTACGCAAATCAAACCGGAGAGCGGTGCTCCTGGAAGCACTGTGATCCTTGATGGTGCCAACTTCGGTGCGCCAACAGATACGGTTGAAGTTTACTTTCAAGATAAACTGGCTAGAATTCGCGATCGCACTAATAGTCGCTTGACGGTAGAAATGCCGCGAAATGTCATTGGTGGCGGGTTGGTGGTGGTGAAAACTGCGAACCAGAAAACCAATCTGCTACTCTGGCGAGCCGATATTGTGGATCTGAATGTTCAAGATGTTGTGCTAGATTCACCTACCCCATTGGTAGCGGGGCAAGAAGTGACATTTCGAGCAATTCTAAGTAACCAAGGTAACGTGGATGCTGCGGGCTTTGATGTTAGCTGGGAAGTCTCTCAGGTCGGAATTCGTAGGGTGCCGCCACTAAACTCTGCGGGTTCGATGATGCTACGAGCTGTAGTGGATGACTCAGACGATATCCAGGCAACGCCTACCCAATCTATTAAGCAAGTGCTGTATTCCCATACGGCTCTGCGATCGCAACAGCAATCAACTGATGGTGCGCTCCTGTTTACCCACAAGTTTGACCAACCTGGCACTTACCAAATTAGTTTCACTGCTGATCCAGGTAATCAAATTTTCGATCAATTACGCACGAATAATCAATTTGTGCGTGAGTTTGTAGTGAATCCTCCGCCACCTCCTGCTCCCCTCTTCAATGCAGCGCCGGATCAGTTTACGCCCAAATTTGGCAAGGCAGGGGATATTATCACTCTGTCTGGCCAAAACTTCACTGTGGGGACAGCTGCCGTTCGGTTTGGTTCTGTGAATGGCACTATAGTCGGTACGCCGACTGCAACACAGATTATGGTGAGAGTGCCGTCCTTCTCACGAGGGGTAAAAGTGCTA
- a CDS encoding C1 family peptidase, with the protein MNGNASRQHGMGWIRDYPDHRDLRLTSKTIRPMMETVMGQSAELIEKRQFKKLDLPAFVDLRSGFSPVEDQGKIESCTAHVVSAIAEYLEQKAFSEYSHRSRLFLYKATKNLLRAQGNVGVFLRTAMGALRLFGAPPEEYWPYDLSKQDEEPPAFCYAFAANYKSVNYVRLDTPDIDTAELLMAIKTQLAAGFPLAFGTMLFDTPLMHASRPETLGQLPYPCNSDRPKGGHAMVAVGYDDSIVIEHSKPDGSKSKGAILIRNSWGTGWGKDGYGWLPYSYIQGGLSVDWWVLLKQDWVDTGVFGLNC; encoded by the coding sequence ATGAATGGAAACGCTAGTCGTCAACATGGCATGGGCTGGATACGCGATTATCCTGATCATCGAGATCTAAGGTTGACCAGTAAAACTATCCGACCCATGATGGAAACTGTCATGGGTCAATCTGCAGAACTAATTGAAAAAAGGCAATTCAAAAAGTTAGATCTACCCGCTTTCGTTGATCTACGCTCAGGGTTCTCTCCAGTTGAAGATCAAGGCAAAATCGAGTCTTGCACTGCTCATGTTGTGAGCGCCATTGCCGAGTACTTAGAACAAAAGGCTTTCAGTGAGTACAGCCATCGCTCCCGCTTGTTTCTTTATAAAGCCACCAAAAATTTGTTGCGAGCCCAAGGCAATGTTGGAGTGTTTTTACGCACTGCGATGGGAGCTTTACGATTATTTGGAGCTCCGCCAGAGGAGTACTGGCCCTACGACCTTAGCAAGCAAGACGAAGAACCACCCGCGTTTTGCTATGCCTTCGCTGCTAACTACAAATCAGTTAACTATGTCCGTCTAGATACCCCAGACATTGATACTGCCGAGTTGTTGATGGCGATCAAAACTCAATTAGCAGCAGGTTTTCCCTTAGCTTTCGGCACCATGCTCTTTGATACACCTTTGATGCATGCTAGTCGGCCTGAAACCCTCGGTCAATTGCCATATCCATGCAACAGCGATCGCCCCAAGGGAGGGCATGCAATGGTAGCTGTGGGCTATGACGACTCTATCGTGATCGAGCATTCTAAACCTGATGGCAGCAAAAGCAAAGGCGCGATCTTAATCCGGAATTCCTGGGGCACAGGCTGGGGTAAAGATGGGTACGGTTGGTTACCCTACAGCTACATTCAGGGTGGACTTTCGGTGGATTGGTGGGTGCTCCTCAAACAGGACTGGGTAGATACTGGCGTATTTGGCCTCAACTGCTAA
- a CDS encoding class I SAM-dependent RNA methyltransferase: MNQYFATVANGLEPLVVQELEQLGAHSVKPGFCGAAFEGDRTLLYRVNLWARLPFRILMKLRQFPCQSAEDLYRGIQTIDWSEYLTPDLTLAVNATGKTDQLNHTHFTALQAKNAIVDQQQEQFGDRSNVELQEPDVQINIHIDREGCTVSLDSSGNSLHRRGYRPAVGAAPLKESLAAALIQLSGWQPEQMFYDPLCGSGTLPLEACLKSLNIAPGLFRERFGFETWLDFDLNLLEGLIQEAESNQRDTLPAPIWGSDRDAKVIEQAIANAQTCGVLDQIWFSEMDLSEVVAPTDSGVVFCNPPYGERLGRDTDLGAFYKQLGDVLKQRFKGWTAFILSGNKELAQSIGLKSSQRIAVYNGTLPCQLMKYELY, encoded by the coding sequence ATGAATCAGTATTTTGCTACGGTGGCGAATGGTTTAGAGCCGCTCGTCGTTCAGGAATTAGAGCAGCTAGGGGCACATTCTGTGAAGCCAGGGTTTTGTGGTGCGGCATTTGAGGGCGATCGCACCTTGCTTTATCGCGTTAATCTATGGGCAAGGTTGCCATTCCGCATTCTCATGAAGTTGCGCCAGTTTCCTTGCCAGAGTGCCGAAGATCTTTATCGTGGAATTCAGACGATTGATTGGTCAGAGTATCTGACGCCAGATTTAACCTTGGCAGTGAACGCTACAGGCAAAACAGATCAGCTCAACCACACCCACTTCACGGCGCTTCAAGCTAAAAATGCGATCGTGGATCAGCAGCAAGAGCAGTTTGGCGATCGCTCCAATGTCGAGCTGCAAGAACCGGATGTGCAGATTAATATTCATATCGATCGTGAGGGCTGCACAGTCAGCCTGGATAGTTCTGGAAACAGTTTGCACCGCCGAGGCTATCGTCCTGCGGTTGGAGCGGCCCCGCTGAAAGAGTCTTTAGCAGCAGCCTTAATTCAGCTTTCCGGCTGGCAACCGGAGCAAATGTTTTATGACCCGCTCTGTGGCTCTGGCACCTTACCCCTAGAAGCTTGTCTAAAGTCGCTCAATATTGCCCCAGGACTGTTTCGGGAACGATTTGGGTTTGAAACCTGGCTTGACTTTGACCTCAATCTTCTGGAAGGCTTGATTCAAGAGGCGGAATCCAATCAACGGGACACTTTACCTGCACCGATTTGGGGCAGCGATCGCGATGCCAAGGTGATTGAGCAGGCGATCGCCAATGCCCAAACTTGCGGTGTACTAGACCAGATCTGGTTTTCGGAGATGGATCTTTCTGAGGTAGTTGCACCAACCGATAGCGGGGTTGTATTCTGCAATCCTCCCTATGGCGAACGATTAGGCCGAGACACCGACTTGGGCGCATTTTATAAACAGCTAGGCGATGTTCTGAAACAACGGTTTAAAGGCTGGACTGCTTTTATCTTGAGCGGTAACAAAGAGCTAGCTCAGTCGATCGGGCTGAAATCAAGCCAGCGAATCGCGGTGTACAATGGAACGCTGCCCTGCCAGTTAATGAAATATGAGCTGTACTAG
- a CDS encoding NAD(P)/FAD-dependent oxidoreductase, with protein MLRLTEVKLPLDHPEEALQAAILKKLQITPAELVSFSIFKRSYDARKKEDIVFVYILDVETTQEKRLLQRFKKDPHVVLTPDTSYRYVAQAPNTATASLANRPIVIGAGPCGIFAGLLLAQMGFRPLILERGKPVHDRSVDTFGFWSKGKFNSESNAQFGEGGAGTFSDGKLYSRVKDANHHGRKVLEEFVNAGAAPEILYVNKPHIGTYRLVKIVENMRRTIESLGGEFRFESRVQTIEIEEHGENRQVRGVVLATGEYIPSEHVILAVGHSARDTFEMLHQQGVYIEPKPFSIGFRIEHPQSVIDQCRLGSQAGHPVLGAADYQLVHHCSNGRSVYSFCMCPGGQVVAATSEVGRVVTNGMSQYERSGKNANSGIVVGITPEDYPGSPLAGMELQRRLEERAFELGGRAYEAPGQLVGDFLAQQPSITLGSVKPSYRPGVHLCDLSSSLPDYAIAAIREALPAFDKQIKGFAMHDAVLTGVETRTSSPIRIKRNTEYQSLNTAGLYPAGEGAGYAGGILSAGIDGIKVAEAVALNILQGVNPGAGQAATQTA; from the coding sequence ATGCTCCGACTCACCGAAGTAAAACTACCGCTTGATCACCCTGAAGAGGCACTTCAGGCCGCAATCCTCAAAAAGCTGCAAATTACGCCTGCCGAGCTAGTCAGCTTTTCCATCTTCAAGCGCAGCTATGATGCTCGTAAAAAAGAAGACATTGTTTTTGTCTATATTCTGGACGTAGAAACGACTCAGGAGAAGCGGCTGCTCCAGCGATTCAAAAAAGATCCGCATGTTGTGCTCACGCCTGATACGAGCTATCGGTATGTGGCCCAAGCTCCTAACACGGCAACTGCATCTTTGGCGAATCGACCGATCGTAATTGGTGCGGGTCCCTGTGGCATCTTTGCGGGGTTGCTGTTGGCGCAGATGGGATTTCGCCCGCTGATTCTAGAACGGGGGAAGCCAGTCCACGATCGCTCGGTCGATACCTTTGGCTTCTGGAGCAAGGGCAAATTTAACTCTGAATCTAACGCCCAATTTGGCGAAGGGGGTGCAGGCACTTTTTCGGATGGCAAGCTCTACAGCCGAGTGAAAGATGCCAATCATCACGGTCGAAAAGTCCTCGAAGAATTCGTGAATGCGGGGGCGGCTCCGGAAATCCTTTACGTCAACAAACCCCACATTGGCACCTACCGACTGGTGAAGATTGTCGAGAATATGCGCCGCACGATCGAATCGTTGGGCGGTGAATTCCGCTTTGAAAGTCGGGTGCAAACGATTGAGATCGAGGAGCATGGTGAAAATCGGCAAGTGCGTGGTGTGGTCCTAGCCACTGGGGAGTATATCCCCAGCGAACACGTGATTCTAGCCGTGGGGCACAGTGCCCGTGACACGTTTGAGATGCTGCATCAGCAAGGGGTTTACATCGAACCCAAGCCTTTCTCAATTGGGTTTCGGATTGAGCATCCCCAATCTGTGATTGATCAGTGTCGCCTAGGATCACAGGCAGGCCACCCGGTTTTGGGTGCAGCCGATTATCAGTTGGTGCATCACTGCTCAAATGGGCGATCGGTCTATAGCTTCTGTATGTGTCCAGGGGGGCAAGTAGTGGCGGCAACCTCAGAAGTGGGGCGGGTGGTCACGAACGGCATGAGCCAGTATGAGCGTAGCGGTAAAAACGCGAACAGTGGCATCGTCGTTGGCATTACGCCAGAAGATTATCCGGGAAGCCCTCTAGCAGGAATGGAGCTTCAGCGTCGCTTAGAAGAGCGGGCTTTTGAGTTGGGTGGTCGCGCCTATGAGGCTCCAGGGCAATTGGTAGGCGACTTTTTGGCCCAGCAGCCCTCGATTACCCTCGGCAGCGTCAAGCCCTCCTACCGTCCAGGAGTGCATCTCTGCGATCTCAGCTCTAGCTTGCCCGACTATGCGATCGCCGCCATTCGTGAGGCGCTGCCTGCCTTCGACAAACAGATCAAAGGGTTTGCTATGCACGATGCCGTTTTAACCGGGGTAGAAACCCGAACCTCCTCCCCAATTCGGATTAAACGCAACACAGAGTATCAAAGCCTCAACACGGCAGGGCTTTATCCGGCAGGTGAAGGGGCGGGATATGCTGGGGGGATTCTTTCGGCGGGTATCGATGGCATTAAAGTCGCAGAGGCAGTCGCCCTCAACATCTTGCAAGGGGTGAATCCAGGAGCTGGGCAGGCGGCAACTCAGACTGCTTGA
- a CDS encoding WG repeat-containing protein, with protein MSGAKWWGTLAIATFSMWSVNSSVAWSFSDTSTHWGQACIEQLSQRKLVNGYPNGTFRPNQTVTRAEFAVLMLNAFHNLPRSQRAPTFRDVPTTYWAYRAIQDAAARQLFSGYPDGTFKPTQAIPRVQAIAIATNALNHPAPDQPDAVLRQYFDDAAQVPTYAKRAIATGTLNRLVVNYPQVKQLRPNQAATRGEVAVLLCQALASSQPELGQTVPSQYIAGNQSGFAIPPAAGGFGQFSQGLTVAQKDGRYGYIDTAGKTAIAPRFNVALPFSEGFAAVGAVPDAEGTRWGYIDRQGQWLVEPQFASAKPFSAGLAAVRVGNKVGFIDRTGKLVISPQFDDALPFSEGLAAAQLNQQWGFINPQGQWVIPIQPYGSVAPFSEGLAQVERNNRIGFIDKTGTVVIPLQFAGAQSFAGGLAAVQTAESRWGYIDKSGKLVIPPQFYRAQSFAEGLAGVLIADKWGFINAQGAIAIPAQFYAPQAQAGNGTSVVAEDVAVVSPFSGGLAMARLGNKAGFIDKSGKFAIAPQFADANSFSEGLAYVNLSGRWSTQAPGPEGPYLTQLEGGEWGYIRAPGR; from the coding sequence ATGTCCGGTGCTAAATGGTGGGGAACTCTGGCGATCGCCACCTTCTCTATGTGGAGCGTTAACTCATCCGTCGCTTGGAGCTTTTCTGATACTTCAACTCACTGGGGGCAAGCTTGCATTGAGCAACTGTCGCAACGCAAATTAGTCAACGGTTACCCAAATGGTACCTTTAGGCCCAACCAGACCGTGACTCGGGCCGAGTTTGCCGTCTTGATGCTGAATGCTTTTCACAACCTGCCGCGATCGCAGAGGGCCCCCACCTTTCGGGATGTACCAACCACTTACTGGGCTTACCGAGCGATTCAGGATGCGGCGGCAAGGCAGCTTTTTTCTGGTTATCCAGATGGCACCTTTAAACCGACTCAAGCGATTCCGCGAGTCCAGGCGATCGCGATTGCTACCAATGCCTTGAATCATCCGGCCCCCGACCAGCCTGATGCAGTCTTACGGCAATATTTTGACGATGCCGCTCAAGTGCCTACTTATGCCAAACGGGCGATCGCCACAGGGACGCTGAACCGTTTAGTCGTGAATTACCCGCAGGTCAAACAACTTCGCCCCAACCAAGCGGCTACTAGGGGGGAAGTGGCAGTACTCCTTTGCCAAGCTTTAGCTTCTAGCCAACCAGAACTCGGTCAAACGGTTCCTAGTCAGTACATTGCTGGGAACCAGAGCGGGTTTGCCATTCCTCCTGCAGCAGGTGGGTTTGGGCAGTTTTCTCAAGGGCTTACAGTTGCGCAGAAAGATGGACGCTACGGATATATTGATACTGCTGGCAAAACCGCGATCGCCCCTCGCTTTAATGTGGCTTTGCCGTTTTCGGAAGGGTTTGCGGCTGTGGGAGCTGTCCCCGATGCTGAGGGAACTCGCTGGGGCTATATCGATCGCCAAGGGCAATGGCTAGTGGAGCCGCAGTTCGCTAGCGCCAAACCTTTCTCCGCCGGACTGGCAGCCGTTAGAGTAGGCAATAAGGTCGGCTTTATTGACCGCACAGGCAAACTTGTGATTTCGCCTCAGTTCGACGACGCTCTCCCCTTTTCCGAAGGATTGGCTGCTGCACAACTCAATCAGCAATGGGGTTTCATCAACCCTCAGGGGCAGTGGGTGATTCCCATCCAACCTTATGGCTCAGTTGCTCCATTTTCCGAAGGATTAGCTCAGGTTGAGCGCAACAATCGGATTGGCTTTATTGATAAAACCGGAACGGTGGTCATTCCACTCCAATTTGCGGGTGCTCAGTCGTTCGCAGGCGGATTGGCAGCAGTACAAACCGCTGAGAGCCGCTGGGGCTACATTGATAAAAGCGGCAAGCTAGTAATTCCACCCCAGTTCTATCGGGCACAATCCTTTGCTGAAGGGTTAGCGGGCGTATTAATTGCCGATAAATGGGGTTTCATTAATGCCCAAGGCGCGATCGCGATTCCGGCGCAGTTCTATGCTCCCCAAGCTCAAGCGGGCAATGGCACCTCCGTCGTGGCCGAAGATGTAGCCGTAGTATCTCCCTTCTCCGGTGGGCTGGCAATGGCACGACTCGGAAACAAAGCAGGCTTTATCGATAAAAGCGGCAAGTTTGCGATCGCACCTCAATTTGCAGATGCCAATTCCTTCTCAGAAGGTTTGGCCTACGTGAATTTGAGTGGACGTTGGAGCACTCAAGCCCCTGGGCCTGAAGGCCCATACTTAACGCAACTTGAAGGAGGAGAGTGGGGCTATATTCGCGCTCCGGGTCGTTAG
- a CDS encoding DEAD/DEAH box helicase, whose translation MTFQHLGLSADLLRAVTEQGYTEPTPIQQAAIPAILKGQDILASAQTGTGKTAGFTLPLLQRLSAKTAGKGDRSPRALILTPTRELAAQVGDSVKTYGKYLSLRATVIYGGVGIEPQIQTLRRGVDILVATPGRLLDHLGQKTLDLSQVEILVLDECDRMLDMGFIHDIRKILAKLPQARQTLMFSATFSKAIQQLANTLLDSPSLIEVAPRNTAAEQVEQVVHLVDRNRKQELLSYMIGFHNWQQVLVFTRTKHGANRLAEQLARDGLKSTAIHGNKTQAARTRALSDFKQGKVRVLVATDVASRGLDIDQLPHVVNFELPDVPEDYVHRIGRTGRAGNEGRAVSLVCGDEYPLLKNIERLLNRTFSRDIIPGYEPTASAQSKADPSSRKRSGQGRGTGAKTQAQAASTQGKKHTSARSRDRKQLRTG comes from the coding sequence ATGACATTTCAACACCTCGGTCTTTCGGCCGACTTGCTTCGTGCTGTTACTGAGCAGGGCTACACTGAACCTACTCCGATTCAGCAGGCAGCAATTCCCGCCATTTTGAAAGGGCAAGACATTCTTGCTAGTGCTCAAACCGGGACAGGCAAGACCGCTGGCTTTACTCTGCCACTTCTGCAACGCCTTAGCGCCAAAACTGCTGGTAAAGGTGATCGCTCACCTCGTGCCCTTATTCTCACACCGACTCGTGAATTAGCAGCTCAGGTGGGTGATAGCGTCAAAACCTATGGTAAGTACCTGTCTTTGCGAGCCACTGTTATTTATGGCGGCGTCGGCATTGAACCACAAATTCAAACCCTGCGTCGGGGCGTGGACATTCTGGTGGCTACCCCCGGTCGGTTGCTGGATCACTTGGGGCAAAAGACTTTAGACCTTTCTCAGGTCGAAATCTTAGTCCTAGATGAGTGCGATCGCATGCTGGATATGGGTTTTATCCACGACATCCGCAAGATTCTGGCGAAACTGCCTCAAGCACGGCAGACCCTAATGTTTTCCGCCACTTTTTCTAAGGCGATTCAGCAGTTGGCTAATACCCTGCTTGACTCTCCTAGCCTGATCGAAGTTGCTCCCCGCAATACTGCTGCTGAGCAAGTAGAGCAGGTAGTGCATCTAGTCGATCGCAATCGCAAACAAGAACTCCTTTCTTATATGATTGGGTTCCACAACTGGCAGCAGGTGTTGGTCTTTACCCGCACCAAGCATGGAGCCAACCGCCTAGCTGAACAGTTGGCGAGAGACGGACTAAAAAGCACCGCGATTCATGGCAACAAAACTCAAGCCGCTCGCACCCGTGCCTTGAGCGATTTTAAGCAGGGAAAAGTGCGGGTCTTGGTCGCTACCGATGTTGCCTCACGGGGCCTAGATATTGATCAGCTGCCTCACGTCGTCAACTTTGAGCTACCAGATGTGCCAGAAGACTACGTACATCGCATTGGCCGTACAGGTCGAGCAGGCAATGAGGGCCGAGCGGTTTCCTTGGTCTGTGGCGATGAATACCCCCTGTTGAAAAATATTGAGCGCTTGCTCAATCGCACCTTTAGTAGAGACATCATTCCAGGATATGAGCCCACCGCCTCAGCCCAGTCGAAAGCAGACCCATCTAGCCGTAAGCGATCCGGTCAAGGTCGTGGTACTGGGGCAAAAACCCAGGCTCAAGCTGCTTCCACCCAGGGTAAAAAGCACACCTCCGCGAGAAGCCGCGATCGCAAACAGCTCCGGACTGGTTAA
- the fusA gene encoding elongation factor G has translation MKDLTRYRNIGIFAHVDAGKTTTTERILKLTGKIHKIGEVHEGAATTDFMEQEQERGITIQSAATSCFWNDHQLNIIDTPGHVDFTIEVYRSLKVLDGGVGVFCGSGGVEPQSETNWRYANDSKVSRVIYVNKLDRTGADFYRVVKQVEQVLGAKPLVMVLPIGVEEQFSGVVDLLTRKAWIWDNSGDPMNYQIKEVPADMADQVETYREQLIETAVEQDDELMEKYLEGEELTIDEIKRCIRKGTIDLAFFPTYCGSSFKNKGVQLVLDAVVDYLPNPTEVKPQPEMDLEGNEMGTFAYVDSEKPLRALAFKIMDDRFGALTFTRIYSGKLSKGDTVLNTATGKTERISRLVEMHANSREEIESAQAGDIVAIVGMKNVQTGHTLCDPKNPATLEPMVFPEPVISISVRPKTKGGEEKMVAALTKMVQEDPSFHMMTDEESGETILKGMGELHLDIKVDILKRTHGVEVEVGKPQVAYRESITKRLEDDYTHKKQSGGSGQFAKIGYVIEPGEAGTGFVFESKVTGGSVPREYWPAVQKGFESCIDKGVLAGFPCLDLKFTLLEGGFHPVDSSAMAFEIAAKAAYRQSMPKASPQLLEPIMNVDVFTPDNYMGDVIGDLNRRRGMMKSQETGPTGARIKADVPLSEMFGYIGDLRTMTSGRGQFSMSFSHYAPCPNNIAEEVIKETKERQAAS, from the coding sequence ATGAAAGACCTCACTCGTTATCGCAATATCGGCATCTTCGCTCACGTTGATGCAGGTAAAACGACCACAACTGAAAGAATCCTGAAATTGACCGGTAAGATCCACAAGATTGGTGAGGTCCATGAAGGTGCGGCGACGACAGACTTCATGGAACAGGAGCAAGAGCGTGGCATCACGATTCAGTCTGCTGCTACGAGCTGTTTCTGGAACGACCACCAACTCAATATCATTGACACCCCAGGTCACGTAGACTTCACCATTGAAGTTTATCGTTCCCTTAAAGTGCTCGATGGTGGTGTCGGTGTTTTCTGTGGTTCTGGTGGTGTTGAACCCCAGTCTGAAACCAACTGGCGTTATGCAAACGACTCCAAAGTTTCTCGTGTGATCTACGTTAACAAGCTCGATCGCACCGGAGCTGATTTTTACCGTGTCGTCAAGCAAGTTGAACAAGTCCTAGGTGCTAAGCCCTTGGTCATGGTGTTGCCCATCGGTGTGGAAGAGCAGTTTAGTGGTGTCGTTGATCTGCTAACCCGTAAAGCTTGGATCTGGGATAACTCTGGCGATCCCATGAACTATCAGATCAAAGAAGTTCCTGCCGACATGGCCGATCAGGTCGAGACCTATCGTGAGCAGTTGATTGAAACTGCGGTCGAGCAAGACGACGAGCTGATGGAGAAATACCTGGAAGGCGAAGAGCTGACCATCGACGAAATTAAGCGGTGTATCCGTAAGGGCACCATCGACCTAGCCTTCTTCCCCACCTACTGCGGCTCCTCGTTCAAAAACAAAGGGGTACAGTTGGTGCTGGATGCGGTAGTGGACTACCTACCCAACCCTACGGAAGTCAAGCCTCAGCCAGAAATGGACCTCGAAGGCAACGAGATGGGCACCTTCGCCTATGTTGACTCTGAAAAGCCATTGCGAGCTTTGGCGTTCAAGATTATGGACGATCGCTTTGGCGCGCTTACCTTTACCCGGATTTACTCCGGTAAACTATCCAAGGGTGATACAGTCCTTAACACGGCTACTGGTAAGACCGAGCGGATCAGCCGTCTGGTGGAGATGCACGCCAATTCCCGCGAAGAGATCGAATCGGCTCAAGCGGGTGACATTGTCGCGATCGTCGGCATGAAAAATGTCCAGACGGGGCATACCCTCTGCGATCCTAAGAACCCAGCGACATTAGAACCAATGGTCTTCCCAGAACCCGTGATCTCGATCTCGGTTAGACCGAAAACCAAAGGTGGTGAGGAGAAAATGGTCGCTGCCTTGACCAAAATGGTGCAAGAAGACCCATCCTTCCACATGATGACGGATGAGGAGAGTGGCGAAACGATCCTGAAGGGGATGGGTGAGTTACACCTAGATATTAAGGTTGACATTCTCAAGCGGACTCACGGGGTGGAAGTAGAGGTTGGCAAACCTCAAGTTGCTTACCGCGAGTCGATCACCAAGCGTCTGGAAGATGATTACACCCACAAGAAGCAGTCGGGTGGTTCGGGTCAATTTGCCAAGATTGGCTACGTCATCGAGCCTGGTGAAGCAGGTACTGGTTTTGTATTCGAGTCCAAAGTGACAGGAGGCAGTGTACCTAGAGAATACTGGCCAGCGGTGCAGAAAGGCTTTGAAAGCTGCATTGATAAAGGTGTATTGGCTGGGTTCCCTTGTCTAGACTTGAAGTTCACGCTCCTAGAAGGTGGTTTCCACCCGGTTGACTCGTCAGCAATGGCGTTTGAGATCGCGGCCAAAGCAGCTTATCGCCAATCGATGCCTAAGGCGAGCCCTCAACTGCTAGAACCCATCATGAACGTAGATGTCTTCACTCCAGACAACTACATGGGCGATGTCATTGGCGACCTCAACCGTCGTCGGGGCATGATGAAATCTCAAGAGACAGGCCCGACTGGGGCTCGAATTAAGGCAGATGTGCCCTTGAGTGAGATGTTTGGCTACATTGGTGACCTCCGGACGATGACCTCAGGTCGTGGTCAGTTCTCGATGTCGTTTTCGCACTATGCGCCTTGCCCAAACAACATCGCTGAGGAAGTGATTAAGGAAACCAAAGAGCGCCAAGCTGCTTCATAG